The nucleotide window GATTAATGTACAGAATGCTATATTCTTTTTAAGTTATTTttcaactaaaattatgtgatACTATTAGAAAATTATATTGTCACCGCCATCATATCAACGCCGCTCTAACTTGCAAACTCTATTTGTTGGTGAACACAGAACAAACCTGACCTCGTTACGAGGGTTAAACAGCAGCCACAAAAGACTCTTCGTTCTCGGAAACAACAAAGGAGTAAACCCAAAGCCCCAATTTTTGCAATAAGCGGTCTCATCACACCTGAGAATGCACATCTCATGAAATTTTTATTTAGGAAGAATGGAATTGGAGAAGACAAGTGGAGGTAAAAAATTATCCTATTATTTTGTGTAATTACTTATCATTATAATTGTAGGCTCTGATATATGTTCCTAAGTTATTGTAATTGTAGTTTAGTCTGATATGAACCTAGTTATCTCTTTATTCATGAAATTTTATCCACTGTTGTCAAATtaatattggatttaatagcatAATACTATATCTAAGTTCATCTGTGTGTGTTGGAACCCGGTCATGTTATCAAACTGAAAATAGGAGTAGGGGCCTTCAGTTAATCAAGACAGGGTCAGATTTATATTCCTAACTAAACACTCTTAAATATTCGTGCAGTGAAGTAGTAGCTAGTTATGGTGACTACGCCGTTACTAGAAAGGAATTTCAGTGTCTCTCTCCAGCAACTCCACTATCTTGCAAGGCTAGACTCTCATCTATTTCCCATTGTACATATAATTGTTTAGATATTTTTTTTCACACTCATTTAATGTCCAGTTGTTATAACCAGGTCATAAACATATCTGCGGCGTATTTGAATGAGCCGGAGTCAGAACATTGgtttctcccttccttttttgGGGTATGAACATCTCTTGCCCAAAACATTGCTAGAAAATTTGAGGTCATTGCATCCACATGGTTTGGCTAACAAATCATTTCATATTGCAGGAACGAGCGAGGGTAAAAGATGAATCATGTAGCTATGCTAAGTGGCTCACATCAACCATTGAGATGTGTGGTCTGAAGAGGTTTCATCGCCGTCTCCAACAATGCTCCAAGGTAAATTTCTGCAACCATAGTTCCATTATACCTGAAATTTTGTTGAATGTATATTTTTTACCGTATTGAGGACTATGATGTAGATATTCATTCCCTTGCACGACAATATGGAAGACCACTGGATTCTGTTAGTCATGCACCTCCCTGAAAAAAAGGCAGAGGTGCTGGACAGCTTCCCTGATGTAAGGTCACGTGAGAGGCAAATGGATCATGCAAGAGATGTGGTTAGTTCCACATAGACAATGCCCCTTTTTATTAATTTCATTATTTGTCTATGATTATGATGTGATATCAATGTGGGCAGATGGCAATGTTGCAGAAGGTATTTGGTAGTGAAACAACATGGTCAAACTCCAAATTTTATCACTTTCCATCATTCACTCTTAACTTTTCGGACTTTAACCCAACACATGAACAAAGGTCTGAGAGCGGGGTATTTGTTATAAGGCACATGCAGTACTACCGTGGCATGTGGTCAACAACGGTTAGTACTGCAACTTACCTAACGACTTTTTTGATGCAATAGACTGAttaaatatttactttttgtACTTTGGTGTCAGTTTCATTCGGAGGACCAGCGTACTCGATTGGCACTTGAAATTGTTCTTCATCCAAGGAATGAACACCGTCAAATATTGATTGGAGCAGCAGCAGGAGCGTCGATGCCGCCAATAGGTGAAAGTGAGCTATTCAAAAACATTCCTCTTCCACCAACCGGAAGAAAGTTTCGTAGCCACCGTAAGCGGCGAGATCATGTGTCGAAGGACGTCTAGGTTATATCTTGGTCTTAAGTATTAATTAAATGACAGTTTGAGCAATTTATTGTGAGAGCCCATACCCAAAACAGGGTCGTTTTTATTTGGTTGTTGTGGTAGTcatattttcagttttggaatCACTTTATCAGTTTATCTAGTGCTACTGTTTTCATAGACTTTGTGGTATCCTTGTGTAATATTTTTGTTTCCATGGTCTAGTCTTCGTAGTTTTTGTTTGGCAGCAATTTGTCTAGtctttgtaatttttattttagatgCATTACTTATAGTTATACACTGTGTTTGCTTTTTTATttgaatccttttctttttatttcttgaaGCATCCAAACTAAGTTTGAAATTTTGGCCTGGAACAATTTTGAAAGAGTGAAGAAATTTTGTGGTGGCTGTGTAtgtttatgtgtttttgatTTCGAGCTTTCAAATATTGAGGTATATTTTGAAATGGATACACAACTGCTCGGTACTATATATAGCTATTGAAGTTGGGAGAAGTATGAGTCAAGGTTAGCACTACTACAAAGCTTTAAGACAATGTAAATAGTAATATAGGAATTCCGTAAGAAGTTAAGGTTTCCAGTTTTTAAGGTGATGCTAATCTGCATATAATCTTGCAATTTTTACAACTTCATTAGTATTCCCTGTTTCCATTTTAATTTAGGTTGATAAGGTGGTCTGGGTTGGAGCTTTTTcactgttttgtttgtttggactttggaaaTTGATATTGACTCTTACTTTACGCAATTGTCTTGAAACTCTTTTACTATAATTTTATAAATGTATATCACTTCTCTTGATATTGACAAGGATTCTTTTTTTGAGATCTCTAGACGATTAATTTCTTTGAAGTTGTAAGTTATGAAACAGGGTTTTGGTTAGATTGCTCTATGGTCTCTTACCGCTGCATCTAACCGGGAAAATGCAGGTATATCAATAGGTTTAGATTTTCAACTGctattatttttgttgttgaagaAAGACAAGTTGATTTGTACCAATTATGGCAGACATTCTGATTTTGTTCATAGTTTTCTGTCCTGAAGCTTATTGATTTATGTATCTGCTATGATTCTCATATTGGTAGGGTGATTTTGTACTTTGCACAAAGTgttttgaaaatggaaactatGGGAAGAGAGTGTTTTCAAGTATAACAACCAATACGTTGAAAAGAGTGTTCCTTGGGGTTCAATTCTCCAGGTGGTTTTGGATGCCACACCTAAAGTGAAGAAATTTTTGCATTCATTTTCTTTATGGCATTGATATTCGAATAATTGTTGATTTGCTTTTTGTGTTGTTTCTGGGAATTCTTATTAGTGTGTTATTGTTTAGGGTTTGATCTTGGAATTTCAAGATGCTGGCCAATTTTTTCATAGAATGAATAGACCAACACCTTTTTGAGTGTAGAGTGTAGTACTCTTGCTGCCTGCCAGGTTTGTTTACATTAGTATGTTCTTTCTGATATAGAGTGGCATGTTGTTTATATTAGAATGAATGGACCAACAGTTTGTGGGTGTAGTACTCTATGATTACATAGATACTGTCCTCTTCTTATCCTTTTCGTTGACAGTTCTTATTTTCGTCTTCGTTTGGGTCTTGATCTTTGTGGTCAACCGTAAACTctaaatacacataaaactaatatgcacgTAACCACTCATCCacaacttcttttttcaaaCTGTCAggtctcacactctcgtgggtatgagctatataaACCAATTTAAAAATTCAGGAAATTCTAGTTTCTTGTGGTTAAGCTCCTCTTAGGAAAGTATAACTGTAAAAAGGGCCGAACGTTTTGTTCCACATTGAAATGACGGCGGATGGAGTTAATAATTTTACACGGTACCTACTAAGACGCTATAAATATATGAATAatctcaaatttatcaattttcaatttcgattataTGGATTACACAAAATCGTTgtatgtctactaatgtagtctaacttgtttattagttgtatcgAAAAATATACATCTCATAACCAACAAGGCTGAGGAAATAAAATTCATGAAATTTAGCCGTTGGATGTTTTCATGACATGAAGAAAtggttatgatcaaaatttcaactatttcCGTCTTCGTTTGGGCCTTGATCTTTGTGGTCAACCGTAAACCCTAAATATACTTAAAACTAACATGCACATAACCACTCATCCAAAACTTCTTTTCTCGAATTGTCAGgtctcacactctcatgggtatgaGCTGTGTAAACCAATTTAAAAATTCCGAAAATTCAAGTTTCTTGTGGTTCAGCTCatcttagggaagtataagcgTAAAAAGGGTCGACCGTTTTGTTCCACATTGAAATGACGGCGGATGGGGTTAATAATTTTACACGGTACCTACTAAGACGCTATAAATATATGAGTAatctcaaatttatcaattttcgatttcgaTTATATGGATTACACAAAATCTTTgtatgcctactaatgtagtctaacttgtttattagttgtatcgAAAAATATACATCTCATAACCAACAAGGCTGAGCAAATAAAATTCATGAAATTCAGCCATTGGATGTTTTCATGACATGAAGAAATGGTCAGgatcaaaatttcaactattttcgTCTTCGTTTGAGTCTCGATCTTTGTGGTCAACggtaaaccctaaaccctaaaccctaaaccctatttatatttttcaaattaaatCCATTTGATTTTCATGTCACTAATTGCCACCAAATATTTGAAATAATAAATTCAGTTTATTAtaaattgaaccaaaaaaaaaagaaaaaaaagtgaaaaccaAAAAGGGATGAGATGGCTCGAACCTGAGCTGCCACCCCCACCACATCATGCATTAGCCACCGCGCCAACTCCAACACTTGCCTTTGTTGACCTTGGTTTATCAACTTTACAAATTTCCGCGATCACATAGTGATCATCAACAACAGTAACTAGCTTGCAGATTTTTCATACAAAAACGAAATCAGATGCATCGATTTCAGCTAAAAATTTAAAGATATTGGGAGCGAGAGGAGCAGCGAGTGAGATGCGAGTTGAGTCGGTGGTTGGACGGACTCGGATCTggctgattcttcttcttccttctccaaaTCCTGCGATTTCAAAGTCTATATTCCCTTCTTCAACATTCTTCCAACTGCAATCAGAAATCCAACTATTCACCCATAAAATTCGTTCCACCATTTAATTCCTAAACCTAAACCCACATATTCTAAATCAAGCACGATCTAGCTTCAGAGTCGACTTCTAGAAGAGGATCACAGTCTTGATTGGCTTCAGAAACTTCAACGAGCAATGGCGGAGAAGATGAAAAATAGGACTGCAGGACGTCTGTCTTCCTTCCTTCATAGCTTCTGTCGTGAAATTGGAAGCTCTTCGTTCCAGCATAGATAcctattttgtttcatttaCCTCTTTGACTGTGGTGTTTTTGTTCAAACAAGTTAACGGCGCTGACGGCGACTGGCTTTGTTAACAAACAACTGATCTGATGGCTCAGATCGCGTAGTCGCCTCAGAACGCTAGATCTCCTGACAACGCATTAGGTGACCACCCACCTGGGTGGGTAGAAGAATTTCCGTTATTCATAACCCACCCACCTTTCAAATAAAGACAAAAAGAATGTCTTTGTACATGTCTGCCATAGAACAAGTTGTCATTTCTTCTTGATATGTTGTATACCTTATTGACACTTATCTTGAAGTTCCTTTGACAATTAATATTGTCATTTTTACCTGCCTGTGAAGTTCATTGCTCTTTTTGGCTGTATCAGACGATCGAGTTCAATGTGTAGAACCACTGAATATATACATGGCTCCTGAAATTCTGCTGTTTAAAGGCCACAACAAAGATGCAGATTGGTGGAGCATTGGTATACTTTTGTATGAGATGCTAAGTGGTCAGGTAAATCTAACAGCCATGGTATACTTTTTTCAACCCCAAAATCTCAGTTTGAGGTGTGTGCTGCTCTACCTTTCTTGGTTGgttatttgtttttattggtTTGTCTAAAGGAAAGGGATGAAGCATGAAGCGTTTTTGAACATAGGTTGCTTAATTTAGTTTGACTGGCATTCAGAATAAATGTTGGCATTTATTTGCTAATGTCagtagttcaatttttttttttttttctggagaAATCTTAGGCTAATGAAATCTGTAAAGTTAACTCTCCCATTTATTCTCCAGACTCAAATTGTCAGCCTCATATTTCAGTTCTTGAAATTTGTACTGCATCCTTTTCAATTCTTTTTACCTCACTTCAAAATCAATGAATTTACATATTCACTAATTAGTCTTGACACATTCATGAATTGATATCAACCATACTTATTTATGCAGTTTAATTCTCTCTGATTTCAAGGGACTGTGTTTCAATTAAGTTGGCCTGTTTACTTATCAAGTTTGAGCCACATTCGGTTTTTTAGTCAAGGAAAGCATCAATCAAGGAAATACTTCAAATAAAATAGTTTCATCTCTGTTCTGATATCTTTTAGCAAGCATGTTAGACCTTTAATAGTGTGTTTTTCTATCTTGGCAAACTGTGTCCTTGAATATTGTAAATAATGTACTCAATTTGTAGTGATTCAAAATCTTCAATGATAGGTAAATTCCTTttgtgaagaatgaagaataggtgttcttttttgttgtttcatGTGTAAATTATATTATGTTTTAAGTTGTTGATGGACATCATACATTGCCTGTAAAAAATGATTCAGTTATAGTTAAGGTCTGCTGACACTTCTGTATTTGTTGTTAATTAAGATCAtacattttctatttttgttgtTCCCTTTGCTGTTAAAGAATCTGTTATGGTCACTTAGCTAGCGCTTAAAGAATATGCATGAATTTCTGTCTGGCCAGATATTTGGTTCAATATGGTACATTAATTTTGGTCGTGGTCATATGAATTTGCCTGTAATGCAGTAAatacacaaaaaag belongs to Rosa chinensis cultivar Old Blush chromosome 4, RchiOBHm-V2, whole genome shotgun sequence and includes:
- the LOC121053032 gene encoding uncharacterized protein LOC121053032 yields the protein MGFMMEEHNLKNFEESNSGPKGVHLVDSANLDVACLETEIGRLTYTVDCMEPKLEDLRLHVFNLEHAMLEILKGDCIEEIVSEVVEIVSLKANKTHNLLSRTVGTTFVEQMDEDLFGEHGRSSQDPLKKLTKSPVLDGYADEGPHEELIHDENKPDLVTRVKQQPQKTLRSRKQQRSKPKAPIFAISGLITPENAHLMKFLFRKNGIGEDKWSEVVASYGDYAVTRKEFQCLSPATPLSCKVINISAAYLNEPESEHWFLPSFFGERARVKDESCSYAKWLTSTIEMCGLKRFHRRLQQCSKIFIPLHDNMEDHWILLVMHLPEKKAEVLDSFPDVRSRERQMDHARDVMAMLQKVFGSETTWSNSKFYHFPSFTLNFSDFNPTHEQRSESGVFVIRHMQYYRGMWSTTFHSEDQRTRLALEIVLHPRNEHRQILIGAAAGASMPPIGESELFKNIPLPPTGRKFRSHRKRRDHVSKDV